In Gossypium hirsutum isolate 1008001.06 chromosome D06, Gossypium_hirsutum_v2.1, whole genome shotgun sequence, one genomic interval encodes:
- the LOC107900647 gene encoding uncharacterized protein YNL011C isoform X2, producing the protein MADTYSLIGGFYSKPSPPLPSFFLKTPKLPLHFPSKSMAAHFHCSSNPRPSQPSLLVFSGGTAFNGVVEELKKLTVRVAHVLPVSDDGGSTAEIVRVLGGPAVGDIRSRCLRLADESTSEALAVRRLLGHRLPINPQQAKSEWYKILEGEHSLWEGVSKPYRETIRAFLAYFQNEILRRPNESFCFSNGSIGNFFFAGARIFFQSLDAAIFLFSRVSDIPAESLVLPVISTNDRLTLGCELWDGTIIRGQNEISHPTNIIGPVDKGRSSVPALPSRIKRVFYMSSEGTNSLHEVFPTVNQAVLDQLSNVDCIVYAMGSLFSSLCPSLVLLLNGSHDRETSGFSASSFVTAITDALNRTYGNSHNCLRNLPSQYINTLLVPKDGEIPIDIQSLSSQGIFDVVIVNSIHDPKVGTIFDPVSLINALGNVVSRYMRTKD; encoded by the exons ATGGCGGACACTTACAGTTTGATAGGAGGCTTTTACTCTAAACCCTCTCCCCCTCTGCcttctttttttctcaaaacCCCAAAATTACCCCTCCATTTTCCATCTAAATCCATGGCTGCCCACTTTCATTGCTCCTCTAACCCTCGACCTTCCCAGCCCTCCTTACTCGTTTTCTCAG GTGGGACGGCATTTAATGGCGTTGTAGAAGAGCTTAAGAAGTTAACAGTTCGCGTTGCCCATGTTCTTCCTGTTTCTgatgatggaggaagtactgccGAGATTGTTCGAGTTCTCG GTGGTCCTGCTGTTGGGGACATAAGGTCAAGATGTTTGAGATTGGCTGATGAAAGCACTTCCGAGGCTCTGGCTGTCCGAAGATTGCTTGGTCATCGTTTGCCTATAAATCCACAGCAAGCCAAGTCGGAATG GTATAAAATTTTGGAAGGAGAACATTCACTATGGGAAGGTGTATCAAAACCATACAGGGAAACTATTCGAGCATTTCTGGCTTACTTTCAGAATGAG ATTCTGAGAAGGCCTAATGAATCGTTCTGTTTCAGTAATGGAAG CATTGGGAATTTTTTCTTTGCAGGAGCACGTATATTTTTTCAGTCCTTAGATGCTgcaatttttttgttttcacGTGTTTCAGATATTCCCGCAGAAAGTTTGGTCCTCCCAGTCATTTCGACCAATGACAGGCTCACTTTAGGATGTGAATTATGG GATGGGACAATCATACGAGGCCAGAATGAAATTTCCCATCCAACCAACATCATTGGACCAGTAGATAAG GGAAGATCATCAGTTCCAGCTCTTCCTTCAAGAATAAAAAGGGTATTCTACATGTCAAGTGAGGGAACAAATTCACTGCATGAG GTCTTTCCAACTGTAAACCAAGCTGTTCTGGATCAGTTGTCAAATGTGGACTGTATAGTTTATGCTATGGGGTCTCTCTTCAGTTCCCTATGCCCATCATTG GTACTTCTGTTGAATGGTTCTCATGATCGAGAGACAAGTGGCTTCTCTGCATCATCCTTTGTTACTGCTATTACAGATGCTCTGAATCGTACTTATGGAAATTCTCATAATTGTTTAAGAAACCTT CCAAGTCAGTATATCAATACCCTTCTGGTGCCCAAAGATGGTGAAATTCCCATAGACATCCAAAGTTTATCTTCACAAGGAATCTTTGACGTG GTCATTGTTAACTCCATACATGACCCAAAAGTGGGCACAATTTTTGATCCAGTCTCATTGATAAATGCTCTTGGCAAtgtggtgagtagatatatgaggaCAAAGGATTAA
- the LOC107900647 gene encoding uncharacterized protein YNL011C isoform X1: MADTYSLIGGFYSKPSPPLPSFFLKTPKLPLHFPSKSMAAHFHCSSNPRPSQPSLLVFSGGTAFNGVVEELKKLTVRVAHVLPVSDDGGSTAEIVRVLGGPAVGDIRSRCLRLADESTSEALAVRRLLGHRLPINPQQAKSEWYKILEGEHSLWEGVSKPYRETIRAFLAYFQNEILRRPNESFCFSNGSIGNFFFAGARIFFQSLDAAIFLFSRVSDIPAESLVLPVISTNDRLTLGCELWDGTIIRGQNEISHPTNIIGPVDKGRSSVPALPSRIKRVFYMSSEGTNSLHEVFPTVNQAVLDQLSNVDCIVYAMGSLFSSLCPSLVLLGIGEIISSRSCPKVLLLNGSHDRETSGFSASSFVTAITDALNRTYGNSHNCLRNLPSQYINTLLVPKDGEIPIDIQSLSSQGIFDVVIVNSIHDPKVGTIFDPVSLINALGNVVSRYMRTKD, translated from the exons ATGGCGGACACTTACAGTTTGATAGGAGGCTTTTACTCTAAACCCTCTCCCCCTCTGCcttctttttttctcaaaacCCCAAAATTACCCCTCCATTTTCCATCTAAATCCATGGCTGCCCACTTTCATTGCTCCTCTAACCCTCGACCTTCCCAGCCCTCCTTACTCGTTTTCTCAG GTGGGACGGCATTTAATGGCGTTGTAGAAGAGCTTAAGAAGTTAACAGTTCGCGTTGCCCATGTTCTTCCTGTTTCTgatgatggaggaagtactgccGAGATTGTTCGAGTTCTCG GTGGTCCTGCTGTTGGGGACATAAGGTCAAGATGTTTGAGATTGGCTGATGAAAGCACTTCCGAGGCTCTGGCTGTCCGAAGATTGCTTGGTCATCGTTTGCCTATAAATCCACAGCAAGCCAAGTCGGAATG GTATAAAATTTTGGAAGGAGAACATTCACTATGGGAAGGTGTATCAAAACCATACAGGGAAACTATTCGAGCATTTCTGGCTTACTTTCAGAATGAG ATTCTGAGAAGGCCTAATGAATCGTTCTGTTTCAGTAATGGAAG CATTGGGAATTTTTTCTTTGCAGGAGCACGTATATTTTTTCAGTCCTTAGATGCTgcaatttttttgttttcacGTGTTTCAGATATTCCCGCAGAAAGTTTGGTCCTCCCAGTCATTTCGACCAATGACAGGCTCACTTTAGGATGTGAATTATGG GATGGGACAATCATACGAGGCCAGAATGAAATTTCCCATCCAACCAACATCATTGGACCAGTAGATAAG GGAAGATCATCAGTTCCAGCTCTTCCTTCAAGAATAAAAAGGGTATTCTACATGTCAAGTGAGGGAACAAATTCACTGCATGAG GTCTTTCCAACTGTAAACCAAGCTGTTCTGGATCAGTTGTCAAATGTGGACTGTATAGTTTATGCTATGGGGTCTCTCTTCAGTTCCCTATGCCCATCATTG GTCTTACTCGGCATTGGGGAGATAATTTCTTCTAGGTCCTGTCCTAAG GTACTTCTGTTGAATGGTTCTCATGATCGAGAGACAAGTGGCTTCTCTGCATCATCCTTTGTTACTGCTATTACAGATGCTCTGAATCGTACTTATGGAAATTCTCATAATTGTTTAAGAAACCTT CCAAGTCAGTATATCAATACCCTTCTGGTGCCCAAAGATGGTGAAATTCCCATAGACATCCAAAGTTTATCTTCACAAGGAATCTTTGACGTG GTCATTGTTAACTCCATACATGACCCAAAAGTGGGCACAATTTTTGATCCAGTCTCATTGATAAATGCTCTTGGCAAtgtggtgagtagatatatgaggaCAAAGGATTAA
- the LOC107900649 gene encoding uncharacterized protein isoform X1 — MFQFNMDSKFKGIVWVGNIYQRFEALCLEMDDMVCQETFQYVEDQLQTVGANVRQFCTELMQEVLPSSPTNSKEELNLSLLQNAAVTANKDSNINVNKDCIQKELIHVKYIKNIHLGSSSGQSTENERGLAQACKNEAHDTDSTLDDALLESKAVLKLELETVPAPVPSLNKVKLEESWILVDSSELHSLSNELQERRSFKEKFQEAFSLKSRLWKPDDEQHRNSVEQSSESNKSESQEMGFSESDWEII, encoded by the exons ATGTTTCAATTCAATATGGATAGCAAATTTAAAGGCATAGTTTGGGTTGGTAACATTTATCAGAGGTTTGAAGCTTTGTGCTTGGAGATGGATGATATGGTCTGCCAG GAAACATTCCAATACGTTGAAGACCAGTTGCAGACTGTGGGAGCTAATGTTAGGCAATTCTGTACAGAACTAATGCAAGAAGTGCTCCCTTCATCTCCTACCAATTCGAAGGAAGAACTTAACTTGTCTCTATTGCAAAATGCTGCTGTCACAGCCAATAAAGATTCAAACATAAATGTTAATAAAGATTGCATTCAGAAAGAACTGATCCatgtcaaatatattaaaaatatacatttaggTTCATCTTCAGGGCAAAGCACAGAGAATGAGCGTGGCTTGGCTCAAGCATGCAAGAATGAAGCTCATGACACTGATTCTACTCTAGATGACGCCTTATTAGAATCAAAGG CTGTTCTGAAATTGGAACTAGAAACTGTTCCAGCTCCTGTTCCATCGCTTAATAAGGTGAAGCTTGAAGAAAGCTGGATTCTGGTGGACAGCAGTGAGCTTCATTCTCTTTCTAATGAATTACAAGAACGCCGATCATTCAAG GAGAAGTTTCAGGAGGCTTTTTCTTTGAAGTCAAGGTTATGGAAGCCTGATGATGAGCAGCATCGAAACAGTGTTGAGCAATCCAGTGAAAGCAACAAATCTGAGTCACAAGAAATGGGATTTTCCGAATCGGATTGGGAgattatttaa
- the LOC107900649 gene encoding uncharacterized protein isoform X2 — MFQFNMDSKFKGIVWVGNIYQRFEALCLEMDDMVCQETFQYVEDQLQTVGANVRQFCTELMQEVLPSSPTNSKEELNLSLLQNAAVTANKDSNINVNKDCIQKELIHVKYIKNIHLGSSSGQSTENERGLAQACKNEAHDTDSTLDDALLESKAVLKLELETVPAPVPSLNKVKLEESWILVDSSELHSLSNELQERRSFKECLVVVLWDRRSFRRLFL, encoded by the exons ATGTTTCAATTCAATATGGATAGCAAATTTAAAGGCATAGTTTGGGTTGGTAACATTTATCAGAGGTTTGAAGCTTTGTGCTTGGAGATGGATGATATGGTCTGCCAG GAAACATTCCAATACGTTGAAGACCAGTTGCAGACTGTGGGAGCTAATGTTAGGCAATTCTGTACAGAACTAATGCAAGAAGTGCTCCCTTCATCTCCTACCAATTCGAAGGAAGAACTTAACTTGTCTCTATTGCAAAATGCTGCTGTCACAGCCAATAAAGATTCAAACATAAATGTTAATAAAGATTGCATTCAGAAAGAACTGATCCatgtcaaatatattaaaaatatacatttaggTTCATCTTCAGGGCAAAGCACAGAGAATGAGCGTGGCTTGGCTCAAGCATGCAAGAATGAAGCTCATGACACTGATTCTACTCTAGATGACGCCTTATTAGAATCAAAGG CTGTTCTGAAATTGGAACTAGAAACTGTTCCAGCTCCTGTTCCATCGCTTAATAAGGTGAAGCTTGAAGAAAGCTGGATTCTGGTGGACAGCAGTGAGCTTCATTCTCTTTCTAATGAATTACAAGAACGCCGATCATTCAAG GAATGCTTAGTTGTTGTTTTGTGGGACAGGAGAAGTTTCAGGAGGCTTTTTCTTTGA
- the LOC107900648 gene encoding U-box domain-containing protein 7: MSTSSSSSSIWSVSYRKLKFFSRIRRFLQSKAIRKGSYGSSSTSDNSNKLRTIDNNDKDEEDHQLVIEKESELDGSVVLQKSVNRLHFGSWEEKEMAAIAIEKLAKEDVKARKFMAELGVIHMLVSMVATEVVGRHRAAIKALIQLANGTSTNKALMLEAGILSKLPKDINVVDEQTRQEFAELLLSLSSISNTDFCPNKPEILQFLIGILESPCSFETKELCLGVLYNLSAVLENAGALVSNGVVHTLLNLSSSFKELSEKALAALGHLVVTLMGKKAMEDSSIVPQSLIEILTWEDKPKCIELSAYILMILAHQSSTQRDKMSKAGIVPVLVELSLMGSLLAQKRAMKLLQWFKDERQAKMGPHSGPQTGRVPLGSPLHPKEAQEGKKMMKNLVKQSLHKNMEMITRRANAGGGGVDSSNLKSLVSKSLTF; the protein is encoded by the exons ATGTCTACTTCGTCTTCGTCTTCGTCTATTTGGTCAGTTTCTTATAGAAAGCTTAAGTTCTTTTCTAGAATCCGTAGGTTTTTGCAATCCAAAGCCATAAGGAAGGGATCATACGGGTCTTCGTCAACGTCCGATAATTCAAATAAGTTAAGAACAATAGACAACAATGATAAAGATGAGGAAGATCATCAGCTAGTTATCGAGAAAGAAAGCGAGCTGGATGGTTCCGTGGTGTTACAAAAATCTGTGAATAGGCTCCACTTTGGGAGCTGGGAAGAGAAAGAGATGGCTGCTATAGCTATTGAGAAACTCGCTAAAGAAGACGTTAAGGCAAGGAAATTTATGGCAGAGCTTGGAGTTATACATATGCTCGTTTCCATGGTGGCTACTGAGGTAGTTGGTCGCCATCGAGCCGCTATTAAGGCGTTGATCCAGCTTGCTAATGGAACCTCTAC AAACAAGGCTTTAATGCTAGAGGCTGGAATACTATCAAAATTACCAAAAGATATTAACGTTGTAGATGAACAAACAAGGCAGGAATTTGCAGAACTGTTATTATCCTTATCTTCTATATCAAATACGGATTTCTGTCCGAACAAGCCGGAGATCCTCCAGTTTCTGATTGGCATACTTGAGTCACCTTGTAGCTTTGAAACAAAGGAACTTTGTTTAGGTGTATTATATAACTTGTCTGCTGTGTTAGAGAATGCTGGAGCTTTAGTATCTAATGGAGTCGTCCACACGCTTTTGAACCTATCTTCTTCGTTCAAAGAACTTTCAGAGAAAGCGCTTGCAGCGTTAGGTCATTTGGTGGTGACATTAATGGGGAAAAAGGCAATGGAAGATAGTTCAATAGTACCGCAAAGCTTGATCGAGATTCTAACATGGGAGGATAAACCCAAATGCATAGAATTATCGGCTTACATTCTAATGATTTTAGCTCATCAAAGCTCGACTCAAAGGGATAAAATGTCAAAGGCAGGGATCGTTCCTGTACTCGTTGAATTGTCCTTAATGGGAAGCCTTTTAGCTCAAAAGAGAGCAATGAAATTGTTGCAGTGGTTTAAAGATGAAAGGCAAGCAAAGATGGGACCTCATTCAGGACCACAGACAGGAAGGGTTCCATTAGGTTCACCATTGCATCCAAAGGAGGCTCAAGAAGggaagaaaatgatgaaaaatttggtgaagcaAAGTCTTCATAAGAATATGGAAATGATTACTCGAAGAGCAAATGCTGGTGGTGGAGGTGTTGATTCATCTAATCTCAAATCATTGGTTTCTAAAAGCTTGACTTTCTAA